In Prescottella soli, a genomic segment contains:
- a CDS encoding DNA polymerase Y family protein has translation MSARVLAVWCPDWPAVAAAAAADLPVTHPVAVLHANRVIACSTPARSQGVRRGLRRREAQARCPELHVAQSDPERDARLFGSVVTAVDEVAPGVEILRPGLLVLAARGAIRYFGSEEAAAERLVDAVAAAGAECRIGVADELSTAVIAARRAALVPSGDGARFLAPLSIAELAAEPSLAAPDRGDLVDLLRRLGLRTIGSFAELSPVDVASRFGSDAVLAHRAARGEPERPPSARVLPPDLEVEQQCDPPIDRVDAAAFAGRAMAERLHAKLSGAGVACTRLQVSASTGNGEHLVRTWRCAEPLTPEGTADRVRWQLDGWLTGRSESRPTAGITVLHLEPVEVVTAGALQLGLWGGVGEEDERARRALVRVQGLLGGESVRVGVLSGGRGPMERITLVPLGDELVPNADPAAPWPGRLPEPAPSTVLPNTPTVTLQDRSGGAVTVTERGEFTAAPARLRWGSREWDVQGWAGPWPVDERWWDVSAARDAARAQVLLAESRALLLICEGGRWGVEGIYE, from the coding sequence ATGAGTGCGCGGGTGCTGGCGGTGTGGTGTCCGGACTGGCCCGCGGTGGCCGCGGCCGCGGCGGCGGACCTGCCGGTCACGCACCCGGTCGCGGTGCTGCATGCCAACCGGGTGATCGCGTGTTCGACCCCGGCGCGGTCGCAGGGGGTGCGTCGCGGGCTGCGGCGTCGGGAAGCGCAGGCGAGGTGCCCGGAACTTCATGTGGCGCAGTCCGATCCGGAGCGTGACGCGCGGCTGTTCGGGTCCGTGGTCACCGCCGTCGATGAGGTGGCTCCCGGTGTGGAGATCCTGCGCCCCGGGCTGCTGGTGCTGGCGGCGCGCGGCGCGATCCGATACTTCGGCTCGGAGGAAGCCGCGGCCGAGCGGCTCGTCGACGCGGTGGCGGCGGCCGGGGCGGAGTGCCGGATCGGCGTCGCCGACGAACTGTCCACCGCCGTGATCGCGGCCCGCCGGGCGGCCCTGGTGCCGTCCGGGGACGGCGCCCGGTTCCTCGCGCCGCTGTCGATCGCCGAACTCGCGGCCGAGCCCAGCCTCGCCGCGCCGGACCGCGGCGATCTGGTCGATCTGTTGCGCAGGCTCGGGCTGCGCACCATCGGATCCTTCGCCGAGCTGTCGCCGGTGGACGTGGCGTCGAGGTTCGGCTCCGACGCGGTTCTCGCGCACCGGGCTGCCCGCGGGGAGCCGGAGCGACCGCCGTCGGCCCGCGTCCTGCCCCCGGACCTGGAGGTGGAGCAACAGTGCGATCCGCCGATCGATCGGGTCGACGCGGCGGCGTTCGCTGGGCGGGCCATGGCCGAGCGTCTGCACGCGAAGCTGTCCGGTGCGGGGGTGGCGTGCACCCGGCTACAGGTGTCGGCGAGCACCGGGAACGGCGAGCATCTGGTTCGGACGTGGCGGTGCGCCGAGCCGCTGACGCCGGAGGGCACCGCGGATCGGGTGCGGTGGCAGCTGGACGGCTGGCTCACCGGACGCAGCGAGTCCCGGCCCACGGCCGGGATCACGGTGTTGCACCTCGAGCCGGTCGAAGTGGTCACGGCGGGGGCTCTGCAGCTGGGGCTGTGGGGCGGTGTCGGGGAGGAGGACGAGCGGGCCCGACGGGCGCTGGTCCGGGTGCAGGGTCTGCTCGGCGGCGAGTCCGTCCGGGTGGGAGTGCTCAGCGGCGGACGTGGCCCGATGGAGCGAATCACGTTGGTGCCCTTGGGGGACGAGCTGGTTCCGAATGCGGACCCGGCGGCTCCGTGGCCGGGGCGGCTGCCCGAACCGGCGCCGTCGACGGTGCTGCCGAACACGCCCACGGTGACGCTGCAGGATCGTTCGGGTGGTGCGGTGACCGTTACCGAGCGGGGGGAGTTCACTGCCGCGCCCGCGAGGCTCCGCTGGGGGAGTCGGGAATGGGACGTGCAGGGCTGGGCGGGGCCGTGGCCGGTGGACGAGCGGTGGTGGGACGTCTCGGCGGCGCGGGACGCCGCGCGTGCGCAGGTGCTGCTCGCAGAGTCGCGGGCATTGCTTCTGATCTGCGAGGGAGGAAGGTGGGGCGTGGAGGGCATCTACGAGTAA
- a CDS encoding response regulator transcription factor, with protein sequence MTTSASASPVSDKFRVFLVDDHAVFRAGVRAELGRESDMEVVGEAGGVAEAVAGINTLRPQVVLLDVHMPDGGGVAVLNGIDSGPVCLALSVSDAAEDVIAVIRAGARGYVTKTISGAELADGVRRVAGGDAVFSPRLAGFVLDSFTGRSSVPEPPLDPELDSLTPRELEVLRLLARGYTYREIAEELVISVKTVETHASNVLRKTQQSNRNALTRWAHRRRID encoded by the coding sequence GTGACGACCTCGGCCTCCGCTTCGCCCGTTTCTGACAAGTTCCGTGTCTTCCTCGTGGACGATCACGCGGTGTTCCGCGCGGGTGTGCGTGCCGAACTCGGTCGGGAGTCGGACATGGAGGTCGTCGGCGAGGCCGGTGGCGTCGCGGAGGCGGTCGCCGGCATCAACACGCTGCGCCCACAGGTGGTGCTGCTCGACGTCCACATGCCCGACGGCGGTGGTGTCGCAGTGCTGAACGGGATCGACTCGGGCCCGGTGTGCCTGGCGCTCAGCGTGTCCGACGCCGCCGAGGACGTGATCGCGGTCATCCGGGCCGGCGCCCGCGGATACGTGACGAAGACGATCTCCGGCGCCGAACTCGCGGACGGGGTACGCCGGGTGGCGGGCGGCGACGCGGTGTTCAGCCCGCGTCTCGCGGGGTTCGTGCTGGACTCGTTCACCGGACGGTCGAGTGTGCCGGAGCCGCCGCTGGATCCGGAGCTGGACTCGCTCACCCCGCGGGAACTGGAGGTGCTGCGACTGCTCGCCCGCGGCTACACCTACCGCGAGATCGCGGAGGAGCTGGTGATCTCGGTGAAGACCGTCGAGACCCACGCCTCGAACGTGCTGCGAAAGACGCAGCAGTCCAACCGGAATGCGCTCACCCGGTGGGCGCACCGGCGGCGTATCGACTGA
- the guaA gene encoding glutamine-hydrolyzing GMP synthase, whose protein sequence is MSETQQDRPVLVVDFGAQYAQLIARRVREAKVYSEVVPHTTTVEEIAAKKPLAVVLSGGPSSVYEEGAPQLDAALFDLGVPVFGICYGFQAMAKALGGTVAHTGGREYGRTEMNVTGGVLHEGLPATQPVWMSHGDGVTAAPEGFEVTASSAGAPVAAFEDRARKLAGVQYHPEVLHSPHGQQVLSRFLHEIAEIPGAWTAANIADALVEQVREQVGDGKAICGLSGGVDSAVAAALVQRAIGDRLTCVFVDHGLMRAGEREQVEKDFVAATGARLVTVDASETFLRELAGVSEPETKRKIIGREFIRSFEGAVSEVLGESAAQGGTVDFLVQGTLYPDVVESGGGTGTANIKSHHNVGGLPEDLQFKLVEPLRLLFKDEVRAVGRELGLPEEIVGRQPFPGPGLGIRIIGEVTQERLAILRHADSIAREELTAAGLDGQIWQCPVVLLADVRSVGVQGDGRTYGHPIVLRPVSSEDAMTADWTRLPYEVLERISTRITNEVADVNRVVLDVTSKPPGTIEWE, encoded by the coding sequence GTGTCAGAAACCCAGCAGGACAGGCCGGTTCTCGTCGTCGATTTCGGAGCCCAGTACGCGCAGCTGATCGCTCGCCGCGTGCGTGAGGCGAAGGTCTACTCGGAAGTGGTGCCGCACACCACGACCGTCGAGGAGATCGCGGCGAAGAAGCCGCTCGCGGTCGTCCTGTCCGGCGGCCCGTCGAGTGTGTACGAGGAGGGCGCGCCGCAGCTCGACGCAGCCCTGTTCGACCTGGGCGTTCCGGTCTTCGGTATCTGCTACGGCTTCCAGGCGATGGCCAAGGCGCTCGGCGGCACCGTCGCGCACACCGGTGGGCGCGAGTACGGCCGCACCGAGATGAACGTCACGGGCGGCGTCCTGCACGAGGGTCTGCCGGCGACGCAGCCGGTGTGGATGAGCCACGGCGACGGCGTCACGGCCGCGCCCGAGGGCTTCGAGGTCACCGCGTCGAGCGCCGGCGCGCCGGTCGCCGCCTTCGAGGACCGTGCCCGCAAGCTCGCCGGCGTCCAGTACCACCCCGAGGTGCTGCACTCGCCGCACGGCCAGCAGGTGCTCAGCCGCTTCCTGCACGAGATCGCCGAGATCCCCGGCGCGTGGACGGCCGCGAACATCGCCGACGCGCTCGTCGAGCAGGTTCGCGAGCAGGTCGGCGACGGCAAGGCCATCTGCGGCCTCTCCGGTGGCGTCGACTCCGCCGTCGCGGCTGCCCTCGTGCAGCGTGCGATCGGTGACCGCCTCACCTGTGTGTTCGTCGACCACGGCCTGATGCGTGCCGGTGAGCGCGAGCAGGTCGAGAAGGACTTCGTCGCGGCGACCGGCGCCCGCCTGGTGACGGTCGACGCGTCCGAGACGTTCCTGCGCGAGCTGGCCGGGGTGTCCGAGCCGGAAACCAAGCGCAAGATCATCGGCCGCGAGTTCATTCGCAGCTTCGAGGGTGCGGTCTCCGAGGTGCTCGGCGAGAGCGCCGCGCAGGGCGGGACCGTCGACTTCCTCGTCCAGGGCACGCTGTACCCGGACGTCGTCGAGTCCGGCGGCGGCACCGGAACCGCGAACATCAAGAGCCACCACAATGTCGGCGGCCTGCCCGAGGACCTGCAGTTCAAGCTGGTCGAGCCGCTGCGTCTGCTGTTCAAGGACGAGGTGCGTGCCGTCGGTCGCGAGCTGGGCCTGCCCGAGGAGATCGTCGGGCGTCAGCCGTTCCCGGGCCCGGGTCTGGGCATCCGGATCATCGGCGAGGTCACGCAGGAGCGTCTCGCGATCCTGCGTCACGCCGACTCGATCGCCCGCGAGGAGCTCACCGCGGCCGGTCTGGACGGCCAGATCTGGCAGTGCCCGGTGGTGCTGCTGGCCGACGTCCGCAGCGTCGGCGTCCAGGGCGACGGCCGCACGTACGGTCACCCGATCGTGCTGCGCCCGGTCTCGAGCGAGGACGCGATGACCGCCGACTGGACCCGCCTGCCTTACGAGGTGCTCGAGCGCATCTCCACCCGCATCACCAACGAGGTCGCGGACGTCAACCGCGTCGTGCTCGACGTCACCAGCAAGCCGCCGGGAACGATCGAGTGGGAGTGA
- a CDS encoding serine/threonine-protein kinase, whose translation MTEQERTRSDRRSRAVVGPDYLMAGRYRLRSKLGGGGMGAVWLAHDTLLDREVAVKQVTSTTGMDDAEAREVRNRALREGRNAAQLSHEHAIAMYDVAVESGEPWLVMEYLPSRSLAEAMNLVDTLPPFEAAQIGAQIAAALTDAHAAGILHRDIKPGNILVADRGDALGIVKISDFGIARAKGDAPSGKAGVITGTPAYFAPEVARGDDPTEASDVFSLGATLYTVVEGQPPFGLDSDPIALLHRVAKAEIYRPSLSGPLTDTLLHMLEPDPARRPTMAQARDALAAVALRSDDAGPGHTALLMGEPVKTADGTVPNWAYRSAPAAIPRRRLGATTATDLPAVQPNTPLGSVPRPAGRAWLRQLTEGLTGPQAPTDLRGRIVAAAPLAMAVMVGIIVLAFVVVLIVALAL comes from the coding sequence GTGACTGAGCAGGAACGCACCCGATCCGACCGACGAAGCCGAGCGGTCGTCGGGCCGGACTACCTGATGGCAGGCAGGTACCGGCTGCGCTCCAAGCTCGGCGGCGGCGGAATGGGCGCAGTGTGGCTCGCGCACGACACGCTCCTCGACCGTGAGGTCGCCGTGAAACAGGTCACCTCCACCACCGGGATGGACGACGCCGAGGCCCGCGAGGTCCGCAACCGCGCCCTGCGTGAGGGGCGCAACGCCGCGCAGTTGTCCCACGAACACGCGATCGCGATGTACGACGTCGCCGTCGAATCGGGCGAGCCGTGGCTCGTGATGGAGTACCTGCCGTCCCGCAGCCTTGCCGAGGCCATGAACCTCGTCGACACCCTGCCCCCGTTCGAGGCCGCACAGATCGGCGCGCAGATCGCCGCCGCACTCACCGACGCCCACGCGGCCGGCATCCTGCACCGCGACATCAAGCCGGGCAACATCCTCGTCGCCGACCGGGGCGACGCCCTCGGCATCGTCAAGATCAGTGACTTCGGGATCGCGCGCGCGAAGGGCGACGCACCCAGCGGCAAGGCCGGCGTCATCACCGGCACGCCCGCCTACTTCGCGCCCGAGGTGGCCCGCGGCGACGACCCCACCGAGGCCAGCGACGTCTTCTCCCTCGGCGCCACGCTGTACACCGTGGTCGAGGGACAGCCGCCGTTCGGACTCGACAGCGACCCGATCGCGCTGCTGCACCGGGTCGCGAAGGCGGAGATCTACCGGCCCAGCCTCAGCGGGCCGCTCACCGACACGCTGCTGCACATGCTCGAACCCGACCCGGCCCGCCGCCCCACGATGGCGCAGGCGCGGGACGCACTCGCCGCCGTCGCGCTCCGGTCCGACGACGCCGGCCCCGGACACACCGCCCTGCTGATGGGCGAGCCGGTCAAGACTGCCGACGGCACCGTCCCGAACTGGGCCTACCGTTCGGCGCCGGCGGCCATCCCCCGGCGCCGCCTCGGCGCCACGACGGCCACGGATCTTCCTGCAGTGCAACCGAATACCCCGCTCGGTTCGGTTCCGCGCCCCGCCGGGCGGGCGTGGCTGCGTCAGCTCACCGAGGGACTGACCGGCCCGCAGGCCCCGACGGACCTGCGCGGCAGGATCGTCGCGGCCGCACCGCTCGCGATGGCGGTCATGGTCGGCATCATCGTGCTGGCGTTCGTCGTGGTGCTGATAGTCGCACTGGCGCTCTGA
- a CDS encoding PspC domain-containing protein produces the protein MSRRRNRARIGTVHPLVDPNEPANSAVNPALSAVPALVVDETLYPKLQRRVGGRIVGGVAGGIADHLGVDAFKVRVAFTLLASLAGAGILAYGLLWIFTPPGTDTERPSAAERRRAMGLAVIGLAVAASLSWLINGTAASVVTPFIVVAVGAALVWREFDTDGSRSVLGLPHRPTVLTWARVLGGVTLIVTGLGVVILAQVDIEALRSSLLAVVVTLIGAGLLTVPLWLKLWRALGEERAARIRNEEREEIASHLHDSVLQTLALIQKQADSPHEVARLARGQERELRRWLFGGPETAHTSLAEALQTIAGEVEDQHGVTVRPVTVGDVALATEGKEGSGLSRECFTALLGATRESLVNAAKHSGVSSIDLYAETERDQVSIFVRDRGVGFDPDSVPEDRQGLAKSIRARIERRGGRVEVRSTPGKGTEVRIHMPRPVSADDSAREDAAGEREAMS, from the coding sequence ATGTCACGCCGACGCAACCGTGCCAGGATCGGGACTGTGCACCCTCTGGTCGACCCGAACGAACCGGCGAATTCGGCGGTGAACCCCGCGCTGTCGGCGGTTCCTGCTCTCGTCGTGGACGAAACTCTCTACCCGAAGCTGCAGCGCCGGGTCGGGGGTCGGATCGTCGGCGGTGTCGCCGGCGGCATCGCCGATCATCTCGGCGTCGACGCGTTCAAGGTGCGGGTCGCGTTCACCCTGCTCGCGTCACTGGCGGGCGCGGGCATCCTGGCCTACGGACTGCTCTGGATCTTCACGCCGCCGGGCACCGACACCGAGCGGCCCAGTGCCGCCGAGCGGCGTCGGGCCATGGGCCTGGCCGTCATCGGCCTCGCCGTCGCCGCGAGCCTGAGCTGGCTGATCAACGGCACCGCGGCATCGGTGGTGACGCCGTTCATCGTGGTCGCGGTCGGTGCCGCACTGGTGTGGCGCGAGTTCGACACGGACGGGTCGCGCTCCGTCCTCGGACTGCCGCACCGTCCGACGGTGCTCACGTGGGCGCGGGTTCTCGGTGGCGTCACGCTCATCGTCACGGGCCTCGGCGTGGTTATCCTCGCGCAGGTCGACATCGAGGCGTTGCGGTCGTCGCTGCTGGCGGTCGTCGTGACGCTGATCGGGGCGGGCCTGCTCACGGTGCCGTTGTGGCTCAAGCTGTGGCGGGCGCTCGGCGAGGAGCGCGCGGCGCGCATCCGCAACGAGGAACGCGAGGAGATCGCCTCGCACCTGCACGACTCCGTTCTCCAGACGCTCGCGCTGATCCAGAAGCAGGCGGATTCCCCGCACGAGGTGGCGCGGCTGGCGCGTGGTCAGGAACGCGAGCTGCGCCGGTGGCTGTTCGGCGGGCCGGAGACGGCGCACACGAGCCTGGCGGAGGCGTTGCAGACGATCGCCGGTGAGGTCGAGGACCAGCACGGCGTCACCGTGCGACCCGTCACGGTCGGCGACGTCGCACTTGCGACGGAGGGCAAGGAGGGCTCGGGGCTGTCGCGGGAGTGCTTCACCGCGCTGCTGGGCGCCACCCGCGAGTCCCTCGTCAACGCGGCCAAGCACTCGGGTGTGTCGAGCATCGACCTGTACGCGGAGACCGAACGCGACCAGGTGAGCATCTTCGTGCGCGACCGCGGCGTCGGATTCGATCCGGACTCCGTGCCCGAGGACCGGCAGGGTCTGGCGAAGTCGATCCGCGCCCGCATCGAGCGTCGCGGCGGCCGCGTCGAGGTGCGGTCGACACCGGGGAAGGGCACCGAGGTGCGGATCCACATGCCGCGGCCGGTCAGTGCCGACGACTCGGCTCGGGAGGACGCCGCGGGCGAGCGGGAGGCGATGTCCTAA
- a CDS encoding PspC domain-containing protein, producing the protein MTTGSFSDQLHDLWRTRPLRLPQQGHIAGVAAGIGQRYRVDPVLVRVAFVVSTIFGGAGIILYLAGWLVLGKPGDQVSPAESLLGRGRSSQSGTKTVVLIVALAIALSTIGPIGFGMGGSVLLSFALMLGGLWLLYQRQPVPPALPASVAQPMPGYPVTPFQTTQAAAYTPPMYGPYTRLPDHYEPTEPVPAPRQDASGDDRPAAGDPTPPAWDPLGVAPFAWDLPEPAGPPALPAELPRKRTRFTSVVLGLAVLAAAAAAAMSAVVGSEWMSPGRIGAISLAVIGVGLVLGSFLRRGYGLLVVAFPLLGFVILASVVGPMHWDESKVGEHIWTPTSAAELAPVYEGTVGDFTLDLTHLDLTTNREVRVAGKVGNYTVIVPQNMNVQTYCSVTVGDKSCIGDGYVDGGADGTAGPVLTLKVDNKLGEVRVERG; encoded by the coding sequence ATGACGACTGGGAGCTTCTCGGATCAGCTTCACGACCTCTGGCGGACCCGCCCACTGCGGCTGCCCCAGCAGGGACACATCGCCGGCGTCGCGGCCGGGATCGGCCAGCGATACCGCGTCGACCCCGTCCTGGTGCGGGTCGCGTTCGTCGTGTCGACGATCTTCGGCGGCGCCGGCATCATCCTGTACCTCGCAGGCTGGCTGGTTCTCGGCAAGCCCGGCGACCAGGTGTCGCCCGCCGAATCGTTGCTGGGGCGGGGCCGCAGCTCGCAGTCCGGCACCAAGACGGTGGTACTGATCGTCGCCCTCGCGATCGCGCTGAGCACGATCGGTCCGATCGGGTTCGGCATGGGCGGATCCGTCCTCCTGAGCTTTGCGCTGATGCTCGGTGGCCTGTGGCTGCTGTACCAGCGTCAGCCGGTCCCCCCGGCGCTGCCGGCAAGCGTCGCGCAGCCGATGCCCGGCTATCCGGTCACGCCGTTCCAGACCACTCAGGCCGCCGCGTACACGCCGCCCATGTACGGTCCCTACACGCGGCTGCCCGACCACTACGAACCCACCGAACCCGTCCCCGCCCCCCGGCAGGACGCGAGCGGCGACGACCGCCCCGCCGCGGGCGATCCGACACCGCCCGCCTGGGATCCGCTGGGCGTCGCACCGTTCGCGTGGGACCTGCCCGAACCGGCCGGCCCACCTGCACTGCCGGCGGAACTACCCCGGAAACGCACACGGTTCACCTCGGTGGTCCTCGGTCTCGCGGTCCTGGCGGCGGCAGCGGCAGCCGCGATGTCGGCCGTGGTCGGCTCGGAATGGATGTCGCCCGGCCGGATCGGCGCGATCTCGCTCGCGGTGATCGGCGTCGGACTCGTCCTCGGTTCGTTCCTGCGCCGCGGGTACGGGTTGCTCGTGGTCGCGTTCCCGCTCCTGGGGTTCGTCATCCTCGCGTCGGTCGTCGGACCGATGCACTGGGACGAGTCCAAGGTCGGCGAACACATCTGGACCCCGACATCGGCGGCCGAACTTGCCCCCGTCTACGAGGGCACCGTCGGCGACTTCACACTCGATCTCACGCACCTCGACCTGACCACGAATCGCGAGGTTCGGGTCGCCGGCAAGGTCGGCAACTACACGGTGATCGTGCCGCAGAACATGAACGTCCAGACCTACTGCTCGGTGACCGTCGGCGACAAGAGTTGCATCGGAGACGGCTACGTCGACGGCGGCGCCGACGGCACCGCCGGACCGGTCCTGACACTGAAGGTCGACAACAAGCTCGGAGAGGTGAGGGTCGAACGTGGCTGA
- a CDS encoding alpha/beta fold hydrolase — protein sequence MQPTETTVSRSGHTIAYRDSGGTGSVVAHPVPVILVHGMGGDNRTWDRFARSVTAQGRRVLALDLRGHGRSARAESYLFGEFGDDILGLCEDLGFDSVDLVGHSLGGHAVSLVAQERPELVRRLVLEEAPLPLRPGDPIPSFGGRLPSLVELWHATTSMLRSPRAVWAFDRSMTASALTQFHEPNPLWWGRLADIEAKTLILRGGPTGMVDPVLLEAAVDAIGDCEVVSFACGHSIHRDRYCDFESAVLPFLMAP from the coding sequence GTGCAGCCTACCGAGACGACAGTCAGCCGCAGCGGTCACACGATCGCCTACCGCGACAGCGGTGGCACCGGTTCGGTTGTGGCGCATCCGGTTCCGGTGATCCTGGTGCACGGCATGGGCGGTGACAACCGCACGTGGGATCGGTTCGCGCGATCGGTGACGGCGCAGGGCCGCCGGGTGCTGGCCCTGGATCTGCGCGGGCACGGTCGCAGTGCCCGCGCCGAGTCGTACCTGTTCGGCGAGTTCGGTGACGACATCCTCGGCCTGTGCGAGGACCTCGGATTCGACAGCGTCGATCTGGTGGGGCACTCGCTCGGCGGACACGCGGTGTCGCTGGTCGCGCAGGAACGGCCCGAACTGGTGCGCCGGCTCGTGCTCGAGGAGGCGCCGCTGCCGCTGCGGCCCGGCGATCCGATTCCGAGCTTCGGTGGTCGGCTGCCGTCGCTGGTGGAACTGTGGCACGCCACTACCAGCATGCTGCGCAGTCCGCGCGCGGTGTGGGCGTTTGACCGGTCGATGACGGCGTCGGCGCTCACCCAGTTCCACGAGCCGAATCCGCTGTGGTGGGGACGCCTCGCCGACATCGAGGCCAAGACCCTGATCCTGCGCGGCGGCCCGACCGGCATGGTGGATCCGGTGCTGCTCGAGGCCGCGGTCGACGCGATCGGGGACTGCGAGGTGGTGTCGTTCGCGTGCGGGCACAGCATCCACCGCGACCGGTACTGCGATTTCGAATCCGCGGTGCTGCCGTTCCTGATGGCGCCCTGA
- a CDS encoding heavy metal translocating P-type ATPase: MNPHGEALHDHHVADAPGHEGGHSTGHSVHSGHSGHGGHGDHVAQFRRLFWIMLVLSIPVVGANMMFADLVGYTLPDNSAVEWISPLLGTVMFVWGGRPFLTGAASELRARQPGMMLLISLAITVAFVSSWGSSLGVLGHDLDFWWELALLIVIMLLGHWIEMRSLGQASSALDPLAALLPDEAERVGDDGSVATVSTVDLVTGDIVMVRPGGRIPADGRVIEGAGDLDESMITGESRTVRREPGDPVVAGTVSTDSALRVEITAVGDDTALAGIQRLVAEAQNSSSRAQVLADRAAAMLFWFALVAAVTTLAVWSIFGTPEEAVTRTITVLVIACPHALGLAIPLVVSIATERAARAGVLVTDRRALEAMRTVDTVLFDKTGTLTKGEPALVAAAAVPGVDEDTLIALAAAVERDSEHPLGRAIVAAAGHRGLRIPQATSFEARNGVGVTAIVDGSEISVGGPGMLDSHGASRLPVSEEWASQGSTVLHVLHDGRVIGALALADEIRPESRDAIEALHARSVKVVMLTGDAYAVARAVGDDLGIDDVIAGVLPRDKGAKVKELQASGRRVAMVGDGVNDAPALAQADVGIAIGAGTDVAIASAGVVLVSDDPRTVVSVIELSHATYRKMVQNLAWAAGYNVISVPLAAGVLAPVGFVLPMEVGAILMSASTVVVAANAQLLRRLNLAPQRLTRSVPEREPDYAR; encoded by the coding sequence ATGAACCCGCACGGCGAAGCACTTCACGATCACCACGTGGCGGACGCACCCGGTCACGAGGGTGGGCATTCAACCGGCCATTCGGTCCATTCCGGGCATTCGGGCCATGGAGGGCATGGCGATCACGTCGCCCAGTTCCGCCGGCTCTTCTGGATCATGCTGGTGCTGTCGATCCCGGTGGTCGGTGCGAACATGATGTTCGCGGACCTCGTCGGGTACACGTTGCCGGACAACTCTGCGGTGGAATGGATCTCACCGCTACTCGGCACGGTCATGTTCGTGTGGGGCGGGCGTCCGTTCCTCACAGGCGCGGCGAGCGAGCTCCGGGCGCGTCAGCCCGGGATGATGCTGCTCATCTCGCTGGCGATCACGGTCGCGTTCGTCTCGTCGTGGGGGTCGAGTCTCGGCGTGCTCGGTCACGATCTCGACTTCTGGTGGGAACTGGCGCTCCTGATCGTCATCATGCTGCTCGGCCACTGGATCGAGATGCGGTCGCTGGGGCAGGCGTCGAGCGCGCTGGACCCGCTCGCAGCGCTGCTGCCCGACGAGGCCGAACGCGTCGGCGACGACGGCTCCGTCGCCACCGTCTCGACCGTCGACCTGGTGACCGGCGACATCGTGATGGTTCGCCCCGGTGGACGCATTCCCGCGGACGGCCGCGTCATCGAGGGCGCCGGCGATCTCGACGAATCGATGATCACGGGGGAGTCGCGCACCGTGCGCCGTGAACCGGGGGACCCGGTCGTCGCCGGCACGGTCTCGACCGACTCCGCACTGCGCGTCGAGATCACCGCGGTCGGCGACGACACCGCACTCGCCGGGATCCAGCGGTTGGTAGCGGAGGCGCAGAACTCGTCGTCGCGGGCACAGGTGCTGGCCGATCGGGCCGCGGCGATGCTGTTCTGGTTCGCGCTGGTCGCGGCGGTGACCACGCTGGCGGTGTGGTCGATCTTCGGCACCCCCGAGGAGGCCGTCACCCGAACCATCACGGTTCTCGTCATCGCGTGCCCGCACGCGCTGGGTCTGGCGATCCCGCTCGTCGTGTCGATCGCGACGGAACGCGCTGCCCGCGCCGGCGTGCTCGTCACCGACCGGCGGGCGCTCGAGGCGATGCGCACCGTCGACACCGTCCTGTTCGACAAGACCGGCACCCTCACCAAGGGCGAACCGGCGCTGGTCGCGGCCGCCGCCGTGCCAGGAGTGGACGAGGACACGCTGATCGCGCTCGCGGCGGCCGTGGAACGCGACAGCGAACACCCGTTGGGGCGCGCGATCGTGGCGGCCGCCGGGCATCGGGGCCTGCGGATCCCGCAGGCCACCTCGTTCGAGGCCCGCAACGGCGTCGGGGTGACCGCGATCGTCGACGGATCGGAGATCAGCGTCGGTGGCCCCGGCATGCTCGACAGTCACGGGGCGTCGCGGTTGCCGGTGTCGGAGGAGTGGGCGTCGCAGGGCTCGACCGTCCTGCACGTCCTGCACGACGGCCGCGTCATCGGCGCGCTCGCGCTCGCCGACGAGATCCGCCCCGAATCCCGCGACGCGATCGAGGCGCTGCACGCCCGCAGCGTGAAGGTGGTGATGCTGACCGGAGACGCCTACGCCGTCGCGCGGGCCGTCGGCGACGACCTCGGCATCGACGACGTGATCGCCGGCGTCCTCCCGCGGGACAAGGGGGCGAAGGTCAAGGAGCTGCAGGCGTCGGGTCGCCGGGTCGCGATGGTGGGCGACGGCGTCAACGACGCGCCCGCGCTCGCCCAGGCCGACGTCGGTATCGCGATCGGCGCGGGCACCGACGTCGCGATCGCCTCCGCCGGGGTGGTGCTGGTCAGCGACGACCCCCGCACCGTGGTCTCGGTGATCGAGTTGTCCCACGCGACGTACCGGAAGATGGTGCAGAACCTCGCCTGGGCGGCGGGCTACAACGTGATCTCGGTGCCCCTCGCGGCGGGTGTGCTCGCGCCTGTCGGGTTCGTGCTGCCGATGGAGGTGGGCGCGATCCTGATGTCGGCGTCGACGGTCGTGGTGGCCGCCAACGCGCAGTTGCTGCGCCGGCTGAACCTGGCCCCGCAGCGGCTGACCCGATCGGTTCCCGAGCGGGAGCCCGACTACGCTCGGTGA